A stretch of the Archangium violaceum genome encodes the following:
- a CDS encoding glycoside hydrolase family 9 protein, which yields MSPLVAQAQTFNYAEALQKSIWFYEAQRSGPLPATNRVSWRGDSGLQDGADVGKDLTGGWYDAGDHVKFGLPMAASATLLAWSVYEYEEGFQQSGQLDAILDNLRWVNDYFIKAHTAPNELYGQVGAGGPDHAWWGPAEVMQMARPAFKIDASCPGSDLAGETAAAMAASSIVFRASDPAYSATLLTHAKQLFAFADTYRGKYSDCIKDVQSYYNSWSGYWDELSWAGAWLYLATNESSYLTKAESYTANWGSEGQTSYWSYKWTQNWDDKHFGAQLLLARLTGKDIYKSSMERNLDYWTTGYNNERVRYTPGGLAWLDQWGSLRYTANASFLAFVYSDDIAASDPARSTRYRDFASRQIRYMLGENPRNSSYVVGFGVNPPRNPHHRTAHGAWADSLSSPAESRHILYGALVGGPDASDAYVDDRTNYVSNEVATDYNAAFTGALAKMYLLYGGTPDPTFPKRETPNTDEFYVEAGINVSSSNFTEIRAYLHNISGWPARVGDKLSFRYFVDLSEVIAAGGSPSDLTVTTNYHQGARVLPLKQWSGNIYYVTADFTGTLIYPGGQSAYRKEVQFRIANAVGSPWDPTNDPSYKNLTSSAAKTPYIPVYDNGVRVFGTEPGPVSTDTIPPASPVGLLAAASNPSRLNLQWSANTEPDLASYNLYRSTTSGFTPSASNRIATGLTTTAYADTGLSASTTYYYKLTAVDTSGNESSASSQASATTSAPDSVPPAAPTSLSATAASSSQIQLTWAANAEADLKGYNLYRSTTSGFTPSASNRIASGITAASYSDSGLNASTTYYYKLTAVDTSGNESSASSQASATTQQAPASSLSVQYRDGDGNTPTNNQVRPHFKVANGGTTSVPLSELKVRYYFTPDSGEQIQVACDYATLNCANITSTVVQMSAPKTGATHYIEFGFTAGAGSLAGGRDTGEIQIRFNKSNWSNFDETNDYSFDPTKTSFSTSSKMTVYRSGVLAWGTEP from the coding sequence GTGAGCCCTCTGGTTGCGCAGGCGCAGACGTTCAACTACGCGGAGGCCCTGCAGAAGTCCATCTGGTTCTACGAGGCCCAGCGCTCAGGTCCCCTGCCCGCCACCAACCGGGTGAGCTGGCGAGGAGATTCCGGCCTGCAGGACGGAGCCGACGTGGGCAAGGATCTGACCGGCGGCTGGTACGACGCGGGTGATCACGTGAAGTTCGGCCTCCCCATGGCCGCCAGCGCGACGCTGCTGGCCTGGTCCGTCTACGAGTACGAGGAGGGATTCCAGCAGAGCGGACAGCTGGATGCCATTCTGGACAACCTCCGCTGGGTCAACGACTACTTCATCAAGGCGCATACCGCTCCGAACGAGCTGTATGGTCAGGTCGGGGCGGGAGGCCCGGATCACGCCTGGTGGGGACCGGCCGAGGTGATGCAGATGGCCCGGCCCGCATTCAAGATCGATGCATCCTGTCCCGGCTCCGATCTGGCCGGTGAGACGGCTGCCGCCATGGCCGCCTCGTCCATCGTGTTCAGGGCCTCCGATCCGGCCTACTCGGCCACCCTGCTGACGCATGCGAAGCAGCTCTTCGCCTTCGCGGACACGTACCGGGGCAAGTACTCCGACTGCATCAAGGACGTTCAGTCCTATTACAACTCCTGGAGCGGCTACTGGGACGAGCTGAGTTGGGCTGGCGCCTGGTTGTACCTGGCCACCAACGAGAGCAGCTACCTGACGAAGGCCGAGAGCTACACCGCCAACTGGGGCTCCGAGGGGCAGACGTCCTACTGGAGCTACAAGTGGACGCAGAACTGGGATGACAAGCATTTCGGTGCCCAGCTCCTGCTCGCCCGTCTGACGGGGAAGGACATCTACAAGTCCTCCATGGAGCGGAACCTGGATTACTGGACCACCGGCTACAACAACGAGCGGGTCCGCTATACCCCTGGCGGGCTGGCCTGGTTGGATCAGTGGGGCAGCCTCCGCTACACCGCGAACGCTTCGTTCCTCGCGTTCGTCTACTCCGACGACATCGCCGCCAGCGATCCGGCCAGGTCCACGCGTTACCGCGACTTCGCCTCCCGGCAGATCCGCTACATGCTCGGAGAGAACCCGCGGAACTCGAGTTACGTGGTGGGCTTCGGTGTGAACCCACCCCGCAACCCGCACCACCGCACGGCGCACGGCGCCTGGGCCGACTCCCTCTCCAGCCCGGCCGAGAGTCGGCACATCCTGTACGGCGCGCTGGTGGGGGGCCCGGACGCGTCGGATGCGTATGTGGATGACCGGACCAACTACGTCTCGAACGAGGTCGCCACGGACTACAACGCGGCCTTCACCGGTGCGCTGGCCAAGATGTACCTCCTCTACGGCGGTACGCCGGACCCGACCTTCCCGAAGCGGGAGACGCCGAACACGGATGAGTTCTACGTGGAGGCTGGCATCAACGTATCCAGCTCCAACTTCACGGAGATCCGGGCGTACCTCCACAACATCTCCGGCTGGCCGGCTCGCGTGGGCGACAAGCTCTCCTTCCGGTACTTCGTCGATCTCTCCGAGGTCATCGCCGCCGGGGGCTCTCCTTCGGATCTGACGGTCACCACGAACTACCACCAGGGGGCCAGGGTCCTGCCACTCAAGCAGTGGTCTGGAAACATCTACTACGTCACGGCCGACTTCACCGGCACCCTGATCTACCCCGGAGGGCAGTCCGCGTACCGCAAGGAAGTCCAGTTCCGTATCGCCAACGCGGTGGGCTCGCCCTGGGATCCGACCAACGACCCGTCCTACAAGAACCTGACCTCGTCCGCGGCGAAGACCCCGTACATCCCCGTCTATGACAACGGCGTCCGGGTCTTCGGCACCGAGCCCGGTCCCGTCTCGACCGACACGATCCCTCCCGCGTCTCCGGTCGGTCTGTTGGCCGCCGCGTCCAATCCGTCGCGGCTCAACCTCCAGTGGAGCGCGAACACGGAGCCGGATCTGGCGAGCTACAACCTCTACCGCTCCACGACCAGCGGCTTCACGCCCTCCGCGTCCAACCGGATCGCCACCGGCCTCACGACTACCGCCTACGCCGATACCGGGCTGAGCGCCTCGACGACCTACTACTACAAGCTCACGGCCGTCGACACGTCTGGCAATGAGTCCTCCGCGTCCTCGCAGGCCTCCGCGACCACGTCCGCCCCGGACAGCGTACCGCCCGCGGCTCCGACGAGCCTGAGCGCAACCGCGGCCAGCTCCAGCCAGATCCAGCTGACCTGGGCCGCAAACGCCGAGGCCGATCTGAAGGGCTACAACCTCTACCGCTCCACGACCAGCGGCTTCACGCCCTCCGCGTCCAACCGGATCGCCAGCGGCATCACGGCCGCCTCCTACTCCGACAGCGGGCTGAACGCCTCGACGACCTACTATTACAAGCTCACGGCCGTCGACACGTCCGGCAATGAGTCCTCCGCGTCCTCGCAGGCCTCCGCGACCACGCAGCAGGCGCCAGCGTCCAGCCTCTCGGTCCAATACCGCGATGGTGATGGCAACACGCCGACCAACAACCAGGTCCGGCCCCACTTCAAGGTCGCCAATGGTGGAACCACCAGCGTCCCCCTGAGCGAGCTGAAGGTCCGTTACTACTTCACACCGGATTCCGGAGAGCAGATCCAGGTCGCGTGTGACTACGCCACCCTGAACTGCGCGAACATCACCTCCACCGTGGTTCAGATGTCCGCTCCGAAGACGGGCGCCACGCACTACATCGAGTTCGGCTTCACCGCGGGAGCCGGCTCGCTTGCCGGGGGCCGCGACACGGGTGAAATCCAGATCCGGTTCAACAAGAGCAACTGGTCCAACTTCGACGAGACGAATGACTACTCGTTCGACCCGACCAAGACCTCGTTCTCCACGTCCAGCAAGATGACCGTGTACCGCAGCGGCGTCCTGGCCTGGGGCACCGAGCCGTAG
- a CDS encoding alpha/beta fold hydrolase: MERFVKVAEGISLWVESRGPEDAPTVLLIMGANASGLAWPDAFVDLLARKYRVIRYDHRDTGASTWAFDTKPYPLHRLAEDALAVLDAFGIGRAHVVGLSVGGFLTQWLMVEHPSRLLSATVIGAAALQGTPALEDGTQQAPIDPELLEFWSHMFEPRDLEAEIEWRVENWRRLNGRVIPFDAEEFRSLERRIIAHAGRHDNPGAHARADYSALARGAELVRSTVPTLVIATPEDPTNPASNSRHLAANLPRSTLVTIEGMGHAIPHAVVPRLAAAILDHLEAVETEASRVS, encoded by the coding sequence ATGGAACGCTTCGTCAAGGTCGCCGAGGGGATCTCGCTCTGGGTGGAGTCACGAGGTCCAGAGGATGCGCCCACTGTCTTGCTCATCATGGGGGCCAATGCCTCGGGGCTGGCCTGGCCCGATGCTTTCGTTGACCTCCTGGCCCGGAAATACCGGGTCATCCGTTATGACCACCGGGATACCGGTGCGTCCACCTGGGCTTTCGACACGAAGCCCTATCCCCTGCACCGGCTGGCCGAGGACGCGCTGGCCGTCCTCGATGCATTCGGCATTGGCCGCGCGCACGTCGTGGGCCTGTCCGTGGGGGGCTTCCTCACCCAATGGCTCATGGTCGAGCATCCCTCGCGTCTGCTCAGCGCGACGGTCATCGGAGCGGCCGCTCTCCAGGGGACGCCCGCCCTCGAGGACGGGACGCAACAGGCTCCCATCGATCCGGAGCTGCTCGAGTTCTGGAGCCACATGTTCGAGCCGCGCGACCTCGAGGCGGAGATCGAATGGCGGGTGGAGAACTGGCGCCGGCTCAACGGGCGGGTGATCCCCTTCGATGCCGAGGAATTCCGTTCGCTGGAGCGGCGCATCATCGCCCACGCCGGCCGTCACGACAATCCGGGAGCCCACGCGCGAGCCGACTACTCCGCGCTGGCTCGTGGGGCGGAGCTCGTCCGCTCCACCGTACCCACGCTCGTCATCGCCACCCCGGAGGATCCCACCAATCCCGCGTCCAATTCACGGCACCTGGCGGCGAACCTGCCGCGCTCGACGCTCGTGACCATCGAAGGAATGGGGCACGCGATTCCGCACGCGGTCGTGCCCCGGCTCGCGGCGGCGATCCTGGACCACCTCGAGGCCGTGGAAACGGAGGCCTCGAGAGTTTCGTGA
- a CDS encoding lytic polysaccharide monooxygenase, with the protein MQKRSNGVSCAAVIGLTTLGAVLPLQDASAHGGMTYPATRTYACYLDGKAGGNGGDLQPTNPACVAAVAEGGKNPLWNWFGNLISNAAGRHQEIIPDGKLCGPTPLFDAYNMVHPDWPATPLQAGTTITIRYNAWAPHPGTWYQYVTKDGWDPSQPLKWSDLELFNTVTNPPINGSGPEGPEYTWSAQLPTGKSGQHIIYSIWERSDSPEAFYNCSDVVFDSGAPDDEAPTAPGAPTASGVTGTTAQLSWSAARDNMGVTGYEVYRANGASGELVASPTGTSTSLTGLTPSTSYTFYVVARDAAGNRSPASPAVTFTTAETPPAGNCEVAYSEPNKWFGGFTGNIQITNTGSSTISGWKLQWDYTDGQTVTNGWSAKLSQQGTTVTAENEAWSGTIPPNGSVTFGFNANASGSNLPAPSAFTLNGTLCSTP; encoded by the coding sequence ATGCAAAAGCGAAGCAATGGTGTTTCGTGTGCCGCTGTCATCGGATTGACCACCCTGGGAGCGGTGCTGCCGCTCCAGGACGCATCTGCCCACGGAGGGATGACCTACCCCGCCACCAGGACCTATGCCTGCTACCTGGATGGCAAGGCCGGCGGGAATGGCGGTGACCTCCAGCCCACCAACCCGGCCTGCGTCGCCGCCGTGGCCGAGGGTGGCAAGAATCCGCTCTGGAACTGGTTCGGGAACCTCATCAGCAACGCGGCCGGCCGGCACCAGGAGATCATCCCGGATGGGAAGCTGTGCGGCCCCACCCCGCTCTTCGATGCCTACAACATGGTCCACCCGGACTGGCCAGCGACCCCACTGCAGGCCGGTACCACCATCACCATCCGGTACAACGCGTGGGCACCGCACCCCGGCACCTGGTACCAGTACGTGACCAAAGATGGGTGGGATCCGAGCCAGCCCCTGAAGTGGTCCGACCTCGAGCTGTTCAACACGGTCACCAACCCCCCCATCAACGGAAGCGGTCCCGAGGGTCCCGAGTACACGTGGAGCGCGCAGTTGCCGACTGGCAAGAGCGGCCAGCACATCATCTATTCCATCTGGGAGCGCTCGGACAGCCCGGAGGCCTTCTACAACTGCTCCGACGTGGTCTTCGACAGCGGGGCGCCGGACGACGAGGCGCCCACCGCACCCGGGGCGCCGACCGCGAGCGGCGTGACGGGCACGACCGCCCAGCTGAGCTGGTCCGCCGCGCGCGACAACATGGGCGTGACCGGCTACGAGGTGTACCGGGCGAACGGCGCTTCCGGTGAGCTGGTGGCCTCGCCCACCGGAACCTCCACCAGCCTCACGGGCCTCACGCCCTCGACCTCGTACACCTTCTACGTGGTCGCTCGTGACGCCGCTGGCAACCGCTCTCCCGCGTCTCCCGCTGTCACCTTCACCACGGCCGAGACCCCGCCCGCCGGGAACTGCGAGGTGGCCTACAGCGAGCCCAACAAGTGGTTCGGTGGGTTCACCGGCAACATCCAGATCACCAACACCGGCTCCAGCACGATCTCCGGTTGGAAGCTGCAGTGGGACTACACGGATGGCCAGACGGTCACCAACGGCTGGAGCGCGAAGCTCTCCCAGCAGGGCACCACGGTGACCGCCGAGAACGAGGCCTGGAGCGGAACCATCCCGCCGAACGGCTCGGTCACCTTCGGGTTCAACGCGAACGCGTCGGGGTCCAACCTGCCGGCACCGTCCGCCTTCACCCTCAACGGAACCCTCTGCTCCACTCCTTGA
- a CDS encoding carbohydrate porin, giving the protein MTNKALLAAITATCAAMTAHADPLPIPIIFSGYMRAGTGINVRGGTQVCAGLPGADTKWRLGNECDYVIEPSLNARLVSASGSDWHVHFMPGIYRAWGGKEFQTYNSGVVIPDSGTDELVARFGQVYAYGTNIAALGNGKIWVGRRFYNRLQTGINDQFLEINDGDGAGIEDMNVVVGKLSVAAMLNPRGSANNNRISVPVRLTGIKDLPGGELAMYVTPSVQLRSDDQVSSDSPAQEANGLAVGLYQTLNGVLFGGNTLVGLKMDWYGTTRNSRVVLQQSASLGGTIIEGLAEYRINKAAGNAGNKWFGIGVRSDTHVIGPFRVLAEAGHDVVKPDNGGHTRNMTKLTLATAVSAGDQASSRPTVRLFVTHAIWDEAARLSFDPTSRLRQVFGDQRAGTSVGLQAEAWW; this is encoded by the coding sequence ATGACGAACAAAGCCCTGCTCGCGGCCATCACCGCCACCTGTGCCGCCATGACGGCGCATGCCGACCCGCTTCCCATCCCCATCATCTTCTCGGGCTACATGCGCGCCGGGACTGGCATCAACGTTCGGGGTGGTACGCAAGTTTGCGCCGGCCTGCCCGGTGCCGACACCAAATGGCGTCTGGGTAACGAGTGTGACTACGTCATCGAGCCGAGCCTCAATGCCAGGCTCGTCTCGGCTTCGGGCTCTGACTGGCATGTGCACTTCATGCCCGGAATCTATCGCGCCTGGGGAGGCAAGGAGTTTCAAACCTACAACTCAGGGGTGGTCATTCCCGATAGCGGTACGGACGAGCTCGTGGCCCGCTTCGGTCAGGTCTATGCCTATGGGACCAACATCGCGGCGCTCGGCAATGGCAAGATCTGGGTGGGCCGGCGCTTCTACAACCGTCTCCAGACCGGCATCAACGACCAGTTCCTCGAGATCAACGATGGCGATGGTGCGGGCATCGAGGACATGAACGTCGTCGTGGGCAAGCTCAGCGTGGCCGCCATGCTGAACCCTCGCGGGAGTGCCAACAACAACCGCATCAGCGTGCCCGTACGACTGACTGGCATCAAGGACCTGCCCGGCGGCGAGCTCGCCATGTACGTCACTCCGTCCGTGCAGCTCCGGAGCGATGACCAGGTGTCCTCCGACTCTCCGGCCCAGGAAGCGAATGGACTGGCCGTGGGTCTCTACCAGACCCTGAACGGCGTCCTGTTCGGGGGCAACACGCTCGTCGGCTTGAAGATGGATTGGTACGGCACCACGCGCAACAGCCGCGTCGTGCTTCAGCAGTCGGCTTCCCTGGGTGGCACCATCATCGAGGGCCTGGCCGAGTACCGCATCAACAAGGCCGCTGGTAACGCTGGCAACAAGTGGTTTGGCATCGGCGTCCGCTCCGACACGCATGTCATCGGTCCCTTCCGCGTGCTGGCCGAGGCTGGCCATGACGTGGTCAAGCCGGACAACGGTGGGCACACCCGCAACATGACCAAGCTCACCCTGGCGACGGCGGTGTCCGCGGGCGATCAGGCCAGCTCCCGCCCGACGGTCCGTCTATTCGTCACGCACGCCATCTGGGACGAGGCGGCTCGCTTGAGCTTCGACCCGACGTCGCGTCTGCGTCAGGTGTTTGGTGACCAGAGGGCTGGCACCTCGGTGGGTCTCCAGGCCGAAGCCTGGTGGTGA